The Marinitoga sp. 1197 nucleotide sequence TTTTTCCAGCAAAACATATTTTTGTGTCTGCTGGTAATTCATTTCCTGATGCGTCTCTTAATTTCATTCTTATTGCTGGATTGTTTAATACTACAAATGCACTTTTTCTTGGCGGTACTACTTCAAGTATCTTTATGGCTTGTCCTGCTTTTAAACTTACTGTACTGCTATAATTTGCCCATTCATCACTTAATGATATTACTCTTTGATTCATAGTCTCTTACCTCCTCTTATTTCTTTATTTTTTTTGTCATTTTTAATACTATAAATAGTCCCGCTGCTCCTGCTGCTGCTCCTGCTGCTAAATCTTTCCAGTTTGTTTTTAAATAGTCTAATAATTTATCCATGTTTTCTACCTCCTTGTTTTTTTTATCGCTTTTTGTGCGATTCATTGTTATTTTGTTCTTTTTATGCGTACAATTTCAAGATGGTAATTTGCACAGTTTATAACAAAAGAACGGCCTATTTTGTGCATTAATTTGGCCGTTCTTTGTATAAATAAAAATATTTTTTCGTACAAATTTGTACGATTTTTTTTACAGTTTTTTATAGTTTTTCATATAAATATACATTTTTTGTCCGCTAAAATTTTAGCCTCTAAGTATATCAAAGTATAAAAAGATATAATATTATATATAAATAACAAAAAAACGGCTAATTTCGGCCGTTAATTTGTATATATTATTAAATTTCCTTTTAATGCTTTTAGTATTTTTTCGTTGTTTTTATACTTTTTAGTTTTTTTGTTTGTTATTTTGTTGTTTTCTATTTCTATTATTTCTCTTACTAATATTAATGTTTTTCTGTCAATGTATTCTATTGCTGGATCGTATTTTTTTAAGTTTTTTAATAGATAATATATGCGTATTATTATTTTTGCCGCTACTTTCATTACTGCTTTGAAGTGATTGTTGTATTTGTATTTGTAATAGTATATTGCTCTTTTTATGTTATTATCCCCGCTTTTTTGCATGTGCCTTATTATAAACATATACATTTTTGCTTTAAATACTTTGTGGGATATTATTTTTTTCGTCTTTTTTATGCTCGTTCCTGATTCTTCTTTTGTTACTCCAAAACCTAAAAATTTTTTGAATTCTTTTACTGTTTTAAATCTTTTTACGTCTATTATTTTTGATATTATTATACATGCATCAAAATATGAGAATTTAGGTATTGTCATTATTATTCTTATTTGTTCTTTTATAAATCTGTGTTTCTCTATGTATTCTTTGATCTTTTTTTCTAATAACATTTTTGATTCTTCTAAATTCTGTATTCTTTTCGCTCTTAAAATTAATAAGCTGTTTTCTGTATTTAATGCATATTTTATTAATTTCGATTTTGTTAAATCCTGTGTGTTTTCGTCTGTTACGTATAATTCTTCTCTTAACCTGTTTATTTCTCTGGTTTTTGCTTTTACTAAACTTTCCCTTTCTGACATCATTAAGTTTAATCTTTTCGCTATTATATATTTTCTGTCAACTTTGTATTTTATAAATTGTTTTTCTTTAGTATAATAATACATTTCAAGTATTTTTGCATCTATTTCATCGTTTTTTTGTGATTTGTTCCCTTTGTATTTCGATATTAGATATGTTGGTACTACATATACATTAAATTCTTTATATAATTTTTCTATTAGCGGTATCGAGTATACTCCTGTGGGTTCCAATATTACATCTTTTATGCCTTTTTCTTTTAAGTATTTCTTTAGCTTGTTTGGATCTTTTGTTGAAAATCTTTTGATTTTTTGGTTTATACTTACATAATGCGCTTTTTTCCCTACGTCAATTCCTGCTACCACCCCATATTACCCCCTTTATTAAGACTAAAATAAAAGCCAACCTTTTGCCCACTAATCCGTTAAATATTTGTTGTTATCAATATACCCTAAAGAGCTTTTTGGTTGGCTTTTATATGTTCTGAGCACTCCACTAATAAAATAAAAATCATTGTTTCATTATAACATTAAGAGTTGCTCAGAACTATATCAATTTTAAATTATATTCTTTTATTTCTTTTTGCATTTTGTATAATAATTTCTTTCTTATGTGATCTTTTACAAAATTGTTTTCTGTTCCAAATATTATTTCTTTCCCTTGTATCTCAACTTTTAGAAAATTTGCATATAGAATTAATTCTTTATAACTTTCTTCTGATAATATATGTTTTAATACTTTTAATTTTTCACTTTCTTTTTCTATTTCTATTTTTTTCTGTTGCTGTATCTTTTTAGCTTGTTCTTCTCTGATTTTTTCCCTGGCTAATTCTCCAAAGTATATTTTTGTTTTGTTGTATTTGCTTTCATAGTATATTAATCCCTCTTGTTTTAAAAAACGAAATATCTTTATTATTGTTGTTTTACTCATTTCTATTTCTTTTGATATTTTATTTATACTTACATTATTAATAGGATTGTTAAAAAAATTTTCATTTAATTTAAACAACAAATAATTATATACTTTATATATTGTTGCTTCATAATGTTTTTCTAAAGCTAATTTTTGAAATTCTATGAATAAGGTTGCAACATTGAATGTTTTAGTTACTTTGTTTTCTTTGTACAATTTCCCCACCCTCTTGTAATTCAAGACTTTTTCTGCTATAATTAATTTTGTCGGACTCATTGGCGTGGGTCTTGGTGTTGGCGGTTGGCATACTTGTGTGCTGATCGCCTTTTTCTATTTTATATACTTCATATATGAGATCTAATATTTTTATTAATAAGTTTCTATCTTCTATATTTTCTGCTATCCTTATTACTCTCATTAATGCATTTTCATATCCTCTTTCATATTCTGTCATTTAAATCACTCCTTAATACTTTTATAATCTGTTCTATTTTAGATACTGTTATATCCTCTTTAAATATTTTTAGCATTTCAAGTGTCATATCTATTTTTCCATCGTAATATTCATTATCTTCTCCTATTAATTTTCTTATATCGTCAATATCTTTTATATTTTTATCAATAAGATCTAAAACTCTTAAATTTTCATCTTTTATGTTCTCTTTATAATTTTCTAATTTTTCGATAATCATTTCTATTAGAAATTCTTTTCTTTTTATTCTCACTATATCACCCCTTGTAATTTCTAAATTTTTTAGGGTATAATAAAATTAATACGATGTCCAAAAAGTAAAGTCGCGCAAACCTTGATTGTTAATCCTCAAAAATAGCTCATTCTCGCCGGTCGTATCAGACTCACATCCATGTTCGGTATTTTGCATCCGTGCAAAATTGACCGGCATCATTCGTTATTTTTTCGGACAATCTGCGAGTTTTCGCTTACTTTACTAATTGGACACCCTATAAAATTAATTAATCTTTAGAAAGGGGGCATAATTGTGAATAATTTAAAGGATAGATTTGCAGGTGCGTTATTTGGATTGATTGTCGGAAATGCTTTAGGGGCTCCCTATAAAAATATAGATGTAGAACATATAAAGGATTTTTCGAGTGGTGGAGTATATAATTTAAATGCAGGTGAATGGACTGATAGTGCTTCAATGGCTTTGTGCCTTGCAGAAAGCTTAATTGAAGATGGGTTTGATTTGAAAAGTCAGATGAGAAAATATATAAAATGGATAGATGAAGGTTACATATCATCAAAAAATAAGGCATTTGGTATAGATAACCAGACAATGGAAGCTCTTGTATATTATGAAAATAATAATTCTTTTGTTGAAATTACAGAAAAGGATTCCAATAAACCATTGGCAAGGTTAGCGCCTGTTCCAATGTATTTTAAAAATTCATTTAAAGATGCTATATATTATTCTGGACAAAGTGCCTATACAACCCATAATAATATATTTACAATACATTCTTGCAAATTGTTTGGAGGAATATTACATCAGGCTATTAATGGAAAAGATAAACAATTTTTGATGGATGAAGTGCATAAGCATATGGATTTGATATATGATGTTAAGTTGAGAATCGTTGATATTAAATATAAAAGTGAAAGCCAGATAATATCTTCCTCAACATCTCTTGATTCGCTTGAAATTGCATTATGGTCTTTTTATAATACAGATAATTTTAAAGATGCTGTTTTAACAGCTATAAATTTTAAAGGAGATACTGATACTATTGGGGCAATAATAGGTCAATTAGCAGGAGCGTATTATGGATTTAATGAAATTCCAAAATTATGGGTATTAAAGATTGCGAAAAAAGATTTGATTATAGATACAATAAAAAGATTATATAATAAAATCTCCCGTTGAGGGAGATTTTATTATATTACCCATTTTCCACTTTTCATAATTAACTCTTCTTTTCCATTTTTTATACCGTATACATTCATCTCTTCATTTCCAATCATAAAATCAACATGTGTAATGCTATTATTTAAACCAACAGTTTTTAATTCTTCTTCATTCATATTTTCACCATTTTCAACACACGTAGAATACGCTCTTCCAAAAGCAAAATGTGAAGCAGCATTTTCATCAAATAATGTATTGTAAAATACTACATTCAATTGATAGATTGGAGAATCAACAGGAACTAAAGCAACTTCTCCAAGATAACTAGCGCCTTCATCTAAAGATATAGCTTGTTTTAATATATCTTCACCTTTTTCTGCTGTTACTTTAACAATTTTTCCATCTTTAAATTCCATTGTAAAACCATCGATTACGTTCCCACCGTATACCAATGGTTTGCTATTTCTAACATATCCGTTTACTTTATCTTTATGAGGTGCTGTAAATACTTCCTCGGTTGGAATATTTGGAAGGAAAATAATTCCATCTTCATTTTTTTGGGCACCGCCTAACCATTTGTGATTTTTTGGTAATCCTACAGTTAAATCAGTACCAGGGCCTTCATATCTTAAATAATCATATTGTTTATTATTTAAATATTTTGTTTTTTCTTTTAAATTATTTAAATGTTTATTCCATAATTGAACTGGATCTTCATTTTCATTAACTCTAACGGTTTTTAATATTGCATTCCATAATTCTTGTATAGGGTTATCAGAATTAGGAAATACTTTTTCTGCCCATTTTTTTGAAGGAACAGCACCAATTGACCATGAAACTTTGTCGGCCATTATAACTTTTGATACATCCTTCATAGCAGTTTGCCTTGTTTTGGAATATTGCCCAATTTTTTGTGGATCAATTGTTTTTAATATATCAGGATCGGAACCTATAATACTTAAAAATGCACCTTTTTCATCACAAAAATATTTTGCCATATCTACTTCCCATTGATGAAATTCATTTAACAACTCATCATTAGCATATTTTAATTTTAAAAATAACATATATTCATCGCTATATACTGTATATACTTCTTTTGCTCCAGCTTCGTAAGCTTTTTTTGCAACTATTCGCGTGAAATCTACAGCATCTATAGTAGATCTTAAAAAAACTCTTTGCCCTTTCTGTACATTAATTCCCACTTTTACTAAAAGTTCAGCGTATTTTTCCATTAATTTTTCCATTATGTTTCCTCCTTAAATAATTTTAATTGTTCAGTTTTTAAAGGATATCCTTCCATTAACTTTATTTTTAATTCAGTTTTTTCAATTAAATCTTTATATTCAGAAAATTGTTTTAAAGATGATAGAATTTGTTTTTTGAAAAGAGTAAAATAATCTATTTCAAAATCATTATATAATAATTTTTTGAAATCTTCAAGATGTTTCCTTTCAATACTAGCAGATATATAATAAATCTTTCCACTTTGATTCTTATTAAAAATATTTTTTATAATTCCAAAATGCTTGAAATTATAATACTTTATATAATAATATAATAATCTATCATCATAATTAAATTTAAAATCATAAACTTTTTCCATAAAAATAGCAGATCTTATATGGTTTGGCAATGTTTTATATTTTGTAAAATCTTTTTTTCTAATACTTTTTATTATAGCAATATCTTCTAATGGGAGTTTTTTCAGTTCGTTGTAGTAAAATATAAAATCATCCATTTTTAATTCATTATCTAACGCTTTTAAAAAGAGAGAAGACAGGATATTTTTCAAAATATCTGGAGTATCTTTTCGTACAATTTCCACACCATGTGTGATGATTTTTCTGTCAAAATCATATCCAAAATATCGTTTTTTTACTCCAAAAAAACGAACTCGTTTATAAATTTTATCAACTTCCATATTTAAAGTGCATTCAATTTTCTCTTTTGTAAATTTGGTTATTAATTTTTTTGAAATGCTTTCATTAATATAATTTGTTAAAAAATTTCCTATTTCAAAAATATCTTTTTTATTCAGTTTTTCATCACATTCTATATGGTTAAAAGAACTGTCTGTGTCGGAATAAAGCACTTTTGTTTTGAAATCAATATATCTTCCATTTATAAATATGTTTTTAAAATGATGATTATTCAATTCGTTATTTACAAATCTTAATGCAGATCTTGCGGCAGCTAAAATAGCTAGATAAATTCTTGTATCATGAAGTGCAAAATTATCAGTTCCTAATACTCCATATATTGAATTTAGAAGTATTTTATAATTATATTGTTTAATATCATATATAACATAGTTAGGGTCGTCAGGATCTGTATTTTTTTTTAATTCTTTATAATATAAACGTTCTTTTAAAAAGAATTTTATTAATGCAGGTATTATTCCCTCTTTTTTTAAAGAAAACTTCAAAGGTCTATAAACATCATTTTCTTCTTCAACAAGAATTCTTCCAAGGTCTATATGCTTTTCATTATAATTCGAACTATACACAAGTGTTTCTGGAGAAATGTTATAAGTAGCAATTATATTTGGATAAAGAGAGGTAAAATCTAGTACAATGACATTATCAAATGTTTTATTTGGCGGAGTTAAAACAATAGCACCAGTTATTTTTATATCATTTTTTTCTCTTTCATAAAATCTAAAAGTAATTTTATTTTTTAAAATAAATTGTTGAATAAAATGTTCAATAGAAATAGAAGTTCCAAATAACAAATTATATGGAATCCTTATTAATGATTGTAAAGAACATATCAAACCTATTAATTTTAATTTATTCTCAAGTTTTACGAGGATTTCAACATCTCTAAAAATATAATCAATAAATTTTTTCATATCTTTATTATAATAATTGAATCCCTTATGTTCGGTTTTACCTAATATTTTGTGATGTTTGG carries:
- a CDS encoding aminopeptidase, translating into MEKLMEKYAELLVKVGINVQKGQRVFLRSTIDAVDFTRIVAKKAYEAGAKEVYTVYSDEYMLFLKLKYANDELLNEFHQWEVDMAKYFCDEKGAFLSIIGSDPDILKTIDPQKIGQYSKTRQTAMKDVSKVIMADKVSWSIGAVPSKKWAEKVFPNSDNPIQELWNAILKTVRVNENEDPVQLWNKHLNNLKEKTKYLNNKQYDYLRYEGPGTDLTVGLPKNHKWLGGAQKNEDGIIFLPNIPTEEVFTAPHKDKVNGYVRNSKPLVYGGNVIDGFTMEFKDGKIVKVTAEKGEDILKQAISLDEGASYLGEVALVPVDSPIYQLNVVFYNTLFDENAASHFAFGRAYSTCVENGENMNEEELKTVGLNNSITHVDFMIGNEEMNVYGIKNGKEELIMKSGKWVI
- a CDS encoding DNA polymerase domain-containing protein, which encodes MITSIWQDPSTKEFYFKEHINSKLKKEHKYFNLIFEDVYIDKVEKILSKYRIKSFVNIDFNWKDIYGKNLINTTLDISYNLFKKISDELERNNIYVYGKNIMNIFSKNISENPDDKKVWFLDIEVTSENVDDYNGYITSITYYDTYKNEYYAFVVYNKKLYSNKNIIFFDSEKNMLKYFSETIKKDQPDIITGWFSNGFDIPYLIKRADIYNINLSVIPYLKHSSYQSDGRFYNNIPGINLIDYLELYRRYVLDKPASYKLDIVAKHHKILGKTEHKGFNYYNKDMKKFIDYIFRDVEILVKLENKLKLIGLICSLQSLIRIPYNLLFGTSISIEHFIQQFILKNKITFRFYEREKNDIKITGAIVLTPPNKTFDNVIVLDFTSLYPNIIATYNISPETLVYSSNYNEKHIDLGRILVEEENDVYRPLKFSLKKEGIIPALIKFFLKERLYYKELKKNTDPDDPNYVIYDIKQYNYKILLNSIYGVLGTDNFALHDTRIYLAILAAARSALRFVNNELNNHHFKNIFINGRYIDFKTKVLYSDTDSSFNHIECDEKLNKKDIFEIGNFLTNYINESISKKLITKFTKEKIECTLNMEVDKIYKRVRFFGVKKRYFGYDFDRKIITHGVEIVRKDTPDILKNILSSLFLKALDNELKMDDFIFYYNELKKLPLEDIAIIKSIRKKDFTKYKTLPNHIRSAIFMEKVYDFKFNYDDRLLYYYIKYYNFKHFGIIKNIFNKNQSGKIYYISASIERKHLEDFKKLLYNDFEIDYFTLFKKQILSSLKQFSEYKDLIEKTELKIKLMEGYPLKTEQLKLFKEET
- a CDS encoding IS110 family transposase — encoded protein: MVAGIDVGKKAHYVSINQKIKRFSTKDPNKLKKYLKEKGIKDVILEPTGVYSIPLIEKLYKEFNVYVVPTYLISKYKGNKSQKNDEIDAKILEMYYYTKEKQFIKYKVDRKYIIAKRLNLMMSERESLVKAKTREINRLREELYVTDENTQDLTKSKLIKYALNTENSLLILRAKRIQNLEESKMLLEKKIKEYIEKHRFIKEQIRIIMTIPKFSYFDACIIISKIIDVKRFKTVKEFKKFLGFGVTKEESGTSIKKTKKIISHKVFKAKMYMFIIRHMQKSGDNNIKRAIYYYKYKYNNHFKAVMKVAAKIIIRIYYLLKNLKKYDPAIEYIDRKTLILVREIIEIENNKITNKKTKKYKNNEKILKALKGNLIIYTN
- a CDS encoding ADP-ribosylglycohydrolase family protein, with the protein product MNNLKDRFAGALFGLIVGNALGAPYKNIDVEHIKDFSSGGVYNLNAGEWTDSASMALCLAESLIEDGFDLKSQMRKYIKWIDEGYISSKNKAFGIDNQTMEALVYYENNNSFVEITEKDSNKPLARLAPVPMYFKNSFKDAIYYSGQSAYTTHNNIFTIHSCKLFGGILHQAINGKDKQFLMDEVHKHMDLIYDVKLRIVDIKYKSESQIISSSTSLDSLEIALWSFYNTDNFKDAVLTAINFKGDTDTIGAIIGQLAGAYYGFNEIPKLWVLKIAKKDLIIDTIKRLYNKISR